DNA sequence from the Bacteroidota bacterium genome:
TTTATTATTGTAATGAATTTTGCCAAAAACATCATAAATTTTAATTGTCAATTCTTTGTTAGTTCCTTCAATTTTTATATTTAAAATATTTTTTACAGGGTTTGGATAAGCCAATACTTTCAATGTTTTTACAAAATGATTGCTTTTGCGAGAAAGGTTAATGCTGTCAAACTGAGTACCATAAAAAAGTAATCCTCCACGATTGCTTCCGAGAATAATATCAGGCATTGTGTCTCCATCAATTTCAAGAAAAACAGGGCGTATTTGTCTGCCAAGTGGTTTTAATATTTTTGAACTGCTTAGTGAATCGAAAAAATGTTCGGTGCTAAAATCGAAAACACCATTAATATCATTTTTATAATCAGAACAAAAATACAATTTGCCGGAGCGTGTTCCGAAAATTAAGTCATCTTTTCCATCTTTATTTATGTCAAAAACAGTAGGTGCAACAGATTCCAGCATAGAAGGAGGGAAAAATACTCCTCCAAAAGTATCTGTTATAAATTCAAATTTGGGATAGTTTGTTGAATGTGTATTTTTAAAATAATTTAATCTGCCACGTCTTTCACCAATTAATAAATCAGGGTAATTATCATCGTTAACAAAAGCAACGCAGGGAGTACTTATGTAGCCTACATCAATTGAATCAAAATAATTTGTAACAAATTCAAAGTTTGCTGTTTGCCCTGTGTTTGCAATGTTTTCGTAAAAAATTATTTTTCCTGAATTGCTACCCATTAATAAGTCTTTATCGCCATCAATGTCAATGTCTCCAAAGCTTAAAGTAAGATTTTTATAGTTTTTTTGAGACAAAGAAAGATAATCGTTATTGATAAGATGAAACTCCGGTTTTACTGCTGTGCCTTGGTTTTCAAATAAATAAATTCGATCATGTCTGTAAAATGTTTTATCAAAGTCTCCCATTGTAGCAACAAAAAGGTCTTTATCTCCATCGTTATCAAAATCAAAAAAGGCAGGTGATGTGGATCCACCGAGGTCAATCATTTGGTCTTGTAAAAAATTATTTTTTACAAATTTAAAATCAGGATTGTCATTTCTTCCTTCGTTTATATACAACCATACTTGGTTTAAGTTTTGAAAAGAATCAACAACTTCTTCATCCATAGGGCTTGAAATCAAATCTTTAATTCCATCATTATTTACATCAATAAAGAATGCTGCAGGCATATTTTTAATATCAACGTGATTACCATTTAACGGATAGTTGTCATATTGTTTTATCATCGAATCATTTGGATAATTTTTTTCAACTTTACCATTAATTAATAGTTTTAATCCGGAGTACTCAACATCTCCCAAAATTAA
Encoded proteins:
- a CDS encoding T9SS type A sorting domain-containing protein, which gives rise to LLIILFLSLFLNGFSQVIPRYYQSNMVAVFDSNKLQNPFGGGLQFPVFAGIDLNFDWKLDLVIIDRSDDRLLTFINTGNADSIKFEYRPQYESYFPQLLRTIIIKDYNNDGLEDIFAFSQKYNGGFEVHKNISSGNKLKFVKIIDQIKANYWGNEGSVYINSIDIPAFEDIDKDGDLDILTFSILGMYMDYFQNMSMERYQNTDSLEFDYADQCWGKFRENDTSNQLLLGKSCSPVKIRSTNTDEYEIQRSHYRHSGSTTLAIDIDNDNDFDLILGDVEYSGLKLLINGKVEKNYPNDSMIKQYDNYPLNGNHVDIKNMPAAFFIDVNNDGIKDLISSPMDEEVVDSFQNLNQVWLYINEGRNDNPDFKFVKNNFLQDQMIDLGGSTSPAFFDFDNDGDKDLFVATMGDFDKTFYRHDRIYLFENQGTAVKPEFHLINNDYLSLSQKNYKNLTLSFGDIDIDGDKDLLMGSNSGKIIFYENIANTGQTANFEFVTNYFDSIDVGYISTPCVAFVNDDNYPDLLIGERRGRLNYFKNTHSTNYPKFEFITDTFGGVFFPPSMLESVAPTVFDINKDGKDDLIFGTRSGKLYFCSDYKNDINGVFDFSTEHFFDSLSSSKILKPLGRQIRPVFLEIDGDTMPDIILGSNRGGLLFYGTQFDSINLSRKSNHFVKTLKVLAYPNPVKNILNIKIEGTNKELTIKIYDVFGKIHYNNKISGNNICRIQMNNLPQGIYFVSFFDNEKYRNKLIKIIKI